In Propionimicrobium sp. PCR01-08-3, one DNA window encodes the following:
- a CDS encoding O-acetyl-ADP-ribose deacetylase, whose amino-acid sequence MSAQITLLQGDITTDREVDAIVNAANKSLLGGGGVDGAIHRAAGPGLLAECRTLHGCETGDAKITKGYQLPAAHVIHTVGPVYRDGKHGEPQLLASAYRRSFEIAAQNNCARVAFPAISAGVYGYPLDEAARIAITTVAEATTEHPEVTQVRFWLFNAQVFDAFQHALDEVTNPS is encoded by the coding sequence ATGAGTGCTCAGATCACACTTCTGCAGGGCGACATCACGACCGACCGTGAGGTGGATGCGATCGTGAACGCCGCCAACAAATCACTACTGGGTGGAGGCGGCGTCGATGGCGCGATCCATCGCGCCGCCGGTCCTGGGCTCCTTGCCGAATGCCGCACCTTGCACGGCTGCGAGACGGGTGATGCGAAGATCACCAAGGGCTACCAGCTGCCCGCCGCGCACGTCATTCACACGGTCGGCCCCGTCTATCGTGATGGCAAGCACGGCGAGCCCCAGCTGCTCGCCAGCGCCTATCGGCGCAGCTTCGAAATCGCCGCCCAGAACAACTGTGCCCGAGTCGCGTTTCCCGCGATCTCGGCCGGTGTGTACGGGTATCCGCTTGACGAGGCGGCTCGCATCGCCATCACGACCGTGGCCGAGGCAACCACCGAGCACCCGGAGGTCACCCAGGTACGCTTCTGGCTGTTCAATGCGCAGGTTTTCGACGCGTTTCAGCATGCTCTTGATGAGGTCACCAACCCCTCCTGA
- the dhaL gene encoding dihydroxyacetone kinase subunit DhaL translates to MSEPLVLTEYVVKTIAQTAIDNEKYFCDLDSVVGDGDFGYSLARGFEKVLEQWDDFDRSSVAVFLQKVAMVVTSRVGGTSGPIWGTAFLRASMVAKKTDVFDDATAVAMLRSAAEGIMARGGASLGEKTLLDALVPMTDTLEHKLAEDLPIGQVLDDTAARAVEAAEATSKLEAKRGRAAYTGERSIGSVDAGATAIGVLASAVAKDWPDR, encoded by the coding sequence ATGTCAGAGCCGTTGGTGCTCACCGAGTACGTGGTGAAAACGATCGCCCAAACAGCGATTGACAATGAGAAATACTTCTGCGATCTGGATTCGGTCGTCGGAGATGGCGATTTCGGGTATTCGTTGGCCCGCGGCTTTGAGAAGGTCCTCGAGCAATGGGACGATTTCGATCGCTCCAGCGTCGCCGTCTTTCTGCAGAAGGTGGCGATGGTGGTCACCAGCCGCGTCGGAGGCACCTCGGGGCCGATCTGGGGCACCGCATTCCTGCGGGCGTCCATGGTCGCCAAGAAGACGGATGTCTTTGATGATGCCACCGCCGTCGCGATGCTGCGGTCGGCGGCAGAGGGCATCATGGCGCGCGGCGGCGCGTCCTTGGGTGAAAAGACCTTGTTGGACGCCCTTGTGCCGATGACCGACACCCTCGAGCACAAGCTCGCCGAGGATCTACCGATCGGCCAGGTGCTGGACGATACGGCCGCCCGTGCGGTCGAGGCAGCCGAAGCCACCAGCAAGCTTGAGGCCAAGCGGGGCCGCGCAGCCTATACCGGCGAACGCAGCATCGGTTCGGTGGACGCCGGAGCAACGGCGATCGGCGTACTGGCCTCGGCAGTCGCCAAGGATTGGCCCGATCGCTGA